From a region of the Paraburkholderia caribensis genome:
- the arcD gene encoding arginine-ornithine antiporter, which yields MSDSVSQPRSDSKTGPSTTSAVAPKLHLGALTALVVGSMIGGGIFSLPQNMAVSAGAGAVLIGWAITAVGMLTLAFVFQTLANRKPDLDGGVYIYAKQGFGDYMGFSSAWGYWISAWLGNVGYFVLLFGTFGYFFPVFGEGNTPVAIACASVLLWGVHFLVLQGIKEAAFVNMITTVAKIVPIVLFIVICTFAFNAHFFTTDFFGLNTPKLGGVANQVRGSMLVTVWVFIGIEGASIFSARAEKRTDVGKATIMGFIGVLLVLVLVNVLSLGIMARPELAALQNPSMAGVLEHVVGHWGAILISVGLVISLLGALLSWVLLCAEIIFSAARDNTMPSFVRKENAKKVPANALWLTNGLTQAFLLITLFSKGTYLSLIYLATSMILLPYFWSAAYALLVAWRRDTYEQEPAQRNKDLLVAAIAVIYAVWLLYAGGLKYVLLSALLYAPGAVLFAKAKRETGQPVFTLVEKLVFAAVVAGALIAAFGLYKGFLTL from the coding sequence ATGTCAGATTCCGTATCTCAACCCAGATCCGACTCGAAAACAGGTCCGTCAACCACGTCCGCGGTCGCTCCAAAGTTGCATCTCGGCGCGCTGACTGCTCTCGTCGTGGGATCGATGATCGGTGGCGGCATCTTCTCATTGCCGCAAAACATGGCTGTCAGTGCCGGAGCGGGAGCGGTGCTGATCGGATGGGCGATCACCGCCGTAGGCATGTTGACGCTGGCGTTCGTGTTCCAGACGCTCGCGAACCGCAAGCCCGATCTGGACGGTGGGGTCTATATCTATGCAAAGCAGGGGTTCGGCGACTATATGGGTTTCTCGTCGGCATGGGGATACTGGATCAGCGCCTGGCTCGGAAACGTAGGCTACTTCGTCCTGCTGTTCGGTACTTTCGGATATTTCTTCCCCGTCTTCGGCGAAGGCAACACACCCGTCGCGATCGCCTGTGCCTCCGTGTTGCTGTGGGGCGTTCATTTCCTCGTCCTGCAGGGCATCAAGGAAGCCGCGTTCGTGAACATGATCACGACCGTCGCGAAGATTGTGCCGATCGTTCTGTTTATCGTGATCTGCACGTTTGCGTTCAACGCACACTTTTTTACCACGGACTTCTTCGGCCTGAATACGCCAAAGCTCGGCGGCGTGGCGAACCAGGTTCGAGGCTCGATGCTCGTGACAGTCTGGGTTTTCATCGGTATCGAAGGCGCGAGCATCTTCTCCGCACGCGCAGAGAAACGGACCGATGTTGGCAAAGCAACGATTATGGGATTCATCGGCGTGCTGCTCGTGCTGGTGCTCGTCAACGTGTTGTCGCTCGGAATCATGGCGCGGCCGGAGCTTGCCGCGCTGCAAAACCCGTCGATGGCTGGCGTACTCGAGCATGTCGTGGGCCACTGGGGCGCCATTCTCATCAGCGTCGGCCTCGTGATTTCACTGCTGGGCGCCCTCCTCTCATGGGTTCTGCTGTGCGCCGAGATCATCTTTTCGGCCGCGCGGGACAACACGATGCCGAGCTTCGTGCGCAAGGAGAATGCGAAGAAGGTTCCAGCTAACGCGCTTTGGCTCACCAATGGTCTGACACAGGCATTCCTGCTCATCACGCTTTTTTCGAAAGGAACCTATCTTTCGCTCATTTATCTGGCGACCTCGATGATCCTGTTGCCGTACTTCTGGTCGGCAGCCTATGCGTTGCTCGTTGCCTGGCGCCGTGATACGTATGAGCAGGAGCCCGCGCAGCGCAACAAGGACCTGCTGGTTGCAGCCATCGCCGTGATCTATGCCGTGTGGCTGCTCTACGCCGGCGGACTAAAGTACGTGTTGTTGTCAGCGCTTTTATATGCGCCAGGCGCCGTGCTTTTTGCCAAGGCGAAGCGCGAGACCGGGCAACCCGTATTCACGCTCGTCGAGAAGCTTGTCTTCGCGGCGGTCGTGGCAGGTGCACTCATTGCGGCATTTGGACTTTATAAGGGTTTTCTCACGCTTTGA
- a CDS encoding transporter encodes MKGSTQELEPRAYSPAPVGTNFIGLTYAWLGGQVLVDPSLPISDVHARINSASIGYVHVFNLAGHAASVGLLAPFISGSISGNVFDAPNQVHRAGLGDLRLRLSVDLLGGPALTPEEFAGRTPDTVVGTSLTIIAPTGQYEPAHLVNLGSNRWAFKPEVGVSQPLGNWFAEATAGVWFFTDNTSFLGNRRRSQAPLGVLQLHGGYTFRPGLWLAADAGFYTGGATSVNGAINDDAQKNARYGLTLSLPIRRDWSAKLAVSNGFMVRAGGNYKSVSLTLQYRWFNH; translated from the coding sequence ATGAAGGGATCGACTCAAGAGCTTGAGCCGCGCGCGTATTCGCCCGCACCTGTTGGCACGAACTTTATCGGGCTCACGTATGCGTGGCTGGGTGGTCAGGTTCTGGTCGATCCATCACTTCCCATCAGTGATGTCCACGCAAGAATCAATTCAGCATCCATTGGATACGTGCACGTATTCAACCTTGCCGGTCATGCGGCCTCCGTTGGCCTGCTCGCTCCGTTTATCAGCGGTTCCATCTCCGGTAACGTGTTCGACGCACCGAATCAGGTTCATCGCGCGGGCCTCGGCGATCTCCGTCTGAGGCTTTCGGTCGATCTTCTGGGTGGTCCCGCGCTGACACCCGAAGAATTCGCGGGTCGCACACCGGACACCGTCGTCGGCACGAGCCTGACGATCATCGCGCCAACGGGGCAGTACGAACCCGCGCATCTCGTCAATCTCGGAAGCAACCGGTGGGCGTTCAAACCAGAGGTAGGCGTTTCGCAGCCGCTAGGAAACTGGTTCGCTGAAGCCACGGCGGGCGTCTGGTTTTTCACCGACAACACATCGTTTCTCGGTAACAGGCGACGAAGCCAGGCACCACTCGGCGTGCTCCAGCTGCACGGCGGATACACGTTTCGCCCCGGCTTGTGGCTGGCCGCCGACGCAGGCTTCTACACCGGCGGCGCGACGTCGGTCAACGGAGCCATCAACGACGACGCGCAAAAGAATGCACGCTACGGTCTCACGCTCTCGCTTCCGATCAGGCGCGACTGGTCTGCCAAACTTGCCGTGTCAAACGGGTTCATGGTCAGGGCCGGAGGAAACTACAAGTCGGTCTCCCTGACACTTCAATATCGATGGTTCAACCACTGA
- a CDS encoding DUF2252 domain-containing protein, whose translation MDKAVSHKAARDADATRVSYRTPDERAAQGRLVRDAVPRSSQAGWKAPERRQDPLELLDLSNKGRLPSLVPIRFGRMSACPFAFYRGAAIVMAADLAGTPTSGLRVQACGDAHLMNFGGFATPERNVIFDINDLDETLPAPFEWDLKRLATSVVIAGQHLELPYSDATRAATDLVREYRERMHDYSSMRALDVWYDKIDLQKYQDRSGDPAVIEAVRKRIAQRLEVERGKTVPDHLYPKLVSEEGGRPHIKDEPPLIFHPTEDVAPGLHSGYSDAIASYRKSLAEHVRVLFDRYEFVDLALKVVGVGSVGTVCGVGLFMASDNDPLFLQVKEARKSVLEPYAGKSLHANQGERIIAGQRIMQAASDVFLGWSRGSGGRDFYIRQLRDMKMSVVIESLDVGLLRQYARMCAHALARAHARSGDAAVIAGYMGSGQTFDDAITEFATDYASQNRRDYRAFIQAIREGRIQATAIE comes from the coding sequence ATGGACAAGGCCGTTTCGCACAAGGCAGCGCGTGATGCGGACGCGACGCGCGTTTCATATCGGACCCCCGATGAGAGGGCGGCGCAAGGGCGGTTGGTGCGTGATGCAGTGCCAAGATCGTCGCAAGCAGGGTGGAAGGCACCTGAACGACGCCAGGACCCGCTGGAGCTTCTCGATTTGTCCAACAAAGGTCGATTGCCGAGCCTGGTGCCGATTCGCTTCGGACGAATGTCTGCCTGTCCGTTCGCTTTTTACCGTGGGGCCGCCATTGTGATGGCTGCCGACCTCGCTGGAACGCCCACGAGCGGATTGCGCGTGCAGGCGTGTGGTGACGCTCACCTGATGAACTTCGGTGGCTTCGCGACGCCTGAGCGCAATGTGATCTTCGATATCAACGACCTCGACGAAACGCTTCCGGCGCCGTTCGAATGGGATCTGAAACGCCTCGCAACGAGCGTCGTGATCGCGGGGCAGCACCTGGAATTGCCATATAGCGATGCGACCCGCGCGGCAACGGATCTCGTGCGCGAATACCGTGAGCGCATGCATGACTATTCGTCCATGCGCGCGCTGGACGTCTGGTACGACAAAATCGATCTTCAGAAGTATCAGGACCGCAGTGGCGATCCCGCTGTCATTGAAGCAGTCCGCAAGCGCATCGCGCAGCGGCTCGAAGTGGAGCGCGGCAAGACCGTTCCTGATCATTTATATCCAAAGCTGGTTTCGGAAGAAGGCGGGCGACCCCATATCAAGGACGAGCCGCCGCTGATCTTCCATCCGACTGAAGACGTGGCGCCAGGCCTTCATTCGGGTTACTCGGACGCAATCGCTTCATATCGCAAGAGCCTTGCTGAGCACGTGCGCGTGCTGTTCGACAGATATGAGTTCGTCGACCTTGCGTTGAAGGTGGTCGGCGTCGGCAGTGTCGGCACGGTGTGCGGCGTCGGCCTGTTCATGGCATCTGACAACGACCCACTCTTCCTGCAGGTTAAGGAGGCACGGAAGTCGGTGCTCGAACCGTATGCGGGAAAAAGCCTGCATGCGAATCAGGGGGAGCGGATCATCGCAGGCCAGCGCATCATGCAGGCGGCCAGCGATGTATTTCTCGGCTGGAGCCGCGGATCAGGTGGCCGGGACTTCTACATCCGCCAACTGCGCGATATGAAGATGTCGGTGGTCATCGAATCGCTGGATGTGGGGCTGCTCAGGCAATACGCGCGCATGTGTGCGCATGCGCTCGCGCGCGCACACGCGCGTTCTGGCGATGCTGCAGTGATCGCCGGTTATATGGGATCGGGTCAAACGTTCGATGACGCGATCACCGAATTTGCGACCGATTATGCCTCTCAAAACCGGCGTGACTATCGCGCGTTCATTCAGGCCATTCGCGAAGGCCGGATCCAGGCGACCGCAATAGAGTAG
- a CDS encoding carboxypeptidase-like regulatory domain-containing protein, with product MWTFSSAIHTAIARSLLCLAIVVPLEGLTQPARSVAPADLTTPAERAGFCTKMRDAQTHAERQAIAQQWHDLLVSRAKERGVDLSGYMGSHHSMMGYDDGMPMGMAMGSACAHMGMDTPLSSETGEPAVARSLGIAYITGGVGAEEAAAMRALASHYSLRARFTANGGEFVSDVDVRILTSDGRLIFTAVSDGPYLYARVPPGRYRLVAKLDGLERSRSVDIPTRGGITVLLTWPRMRTATGG from the coding sequence ATGTGGACGTTTTCTTCTGCGATTCACACGGCCATAGCGAGATCGCTACTGTGCCTGGCTATTGTCGTTCCGCTCGAAGGATTGACGCAGCCCGCTCGTTCTGTTGCACCGGCCGACCTGACGACGCCTGCTGAGCGTGCCGGATTCTGTACGAAAATGCGCGACGCGCAGACCCATGCGGAACGCCAGGCAATCGCACAACAATGGCACGATCTGCTGGTTTCGCGTGCGAAAGAGCGGGGCGTCGACTTATCCGGCTACATGGGTAGTCATCACTCGATGATGGGCTATGACGACGGCATGCCAATGGGCATGGCGATGGGCTCGGCATGTGCCCATATGGGAATGGATACGCCGCTTTCCTCCGAAACGGGAGAGCCGGCCGTCGCTCGCAGTCTGGGTATCGCGTATATAACGGGTGGCGTGGGCGCCGAGGAAGCAGCCGCGATGCGTGCGCTAGCGTCCCACTACAGCTTGCGTGCGCGCTTCACCGCGAATGGCGGCGAATTCGTCTCCGATGTGGACGTGCGCATATTGACCAGCGATGGCCGTTTGATCTTCACGGCCGTTTCGGATGGTCCATATCTGTACGCGCGAGTTCCACCGGGACGATACCGGCTCGTCGCAAAGCTGGACGGACTCGAGCGCTCCCGCAGTGTCGATATTCCCACTCGCGGCGGCATCACCGTGTTACTGACGTGGCCCCGCATGCGAACCGCTACGGGCGGTTAA
- a CDS encoding SulP family inorganic anion transporter, producing the protein MDNQQVSGIPTGIETPATGWRAIFPPAQWLYHYQWRWLSSDAVAGVTLAAYGIPVSLAYATLAGLPPQYGIYCYLAGGLFYAVFGSSRQLAIGPTSAISMLIGVTVADMAGGDPARFASIAALTAVMIAVMCVVAWILRLSSLVNFISETILLGFKAGAALTIALTQLPKLFGIKGGGEQFFERVTVLVGQLPNTQLVVLAFGIGALALLLLGEKFLPGRPVALLVVLLSIVLLTVTPLREMGFKVVGTLPRGLPEFHLPALRVRDVDGIIPLAFACLLLSYVESVSAARAIAHKNGYEIDPRQELLGLGAANLAVGLFHGYPVAGGLSQSSVNDKAGAKTPLSLVFASVAIGLCLLFLTGLLTNLPNVVLAAIVLVAVKGLVDIRELGHVWRVSRYEFLVSMVAFVAVLQFGILKGVIFAVLASMLLLIRRAAHPHVAMLGRIPGTQLYSDVERHPDNESVPGVLMFRVEASLLYFNTEHVLATVWKNIRSSASPVKLVICDLSSSPAVDIAGARMLAALQADLAKAGMRLRIVSAHADARDILRAEGLEERVGHLGRRMTVSDVVEAFVRGTDPSVVAVKDEGKGTFLDATRLA; encoded by the coding sequence ATGGATAACCAACAGGTCTCCGGCATCCCTACGGGAATCGAGACACCCGCTACCGGCTGGCGCGCGATATTTCCGCCGGCACAGTGGCTATACCACTACCAATGGCGCTGGCTTTCCTCCGATGCGGTTGCCGGTGTGACGCTCGCTGCCTACGGCATACCCGTGTCGCTGGCCTATGCAACGCTGGCGGGGTTGCCCCCGCAATACGGCATCTACTGCTACCTGGCTGGCGGTCTGTTCTACGCGGTATTCGGATCGTCGCGGCAACTGGCCATCGGTCCCACGTCCGCGATCTCCATGCTCATCGGTGTGACCGTCGCGGACATGGCAGGCGGGGACCCTGCGAGATTCGCGTCCATTGCGGCCCTGACTGCGGTGATGATCGCGGTGATGTGCGTGGTCGCATGGATTCTTCGACTGAGTTCTCTCGTGAACTTCATCAGCGAGACGATACTGCTCGGCTTCAAAGCGGGCGCGGCGCTGACTATTGCGTTGACGCAATTGCCCAAGCTCTTCGGTATCAAGGGAGGCGGCGAGCAGTTCTTCGAGCGTGTCACGGTTCTCGTCGGACAGCTTCCCAATACGCAACTGGTCGTACTGGCCTTCGGTATCGGTGCGCTCGCTCTTCTGCTATTGGGTGAAAAGTTTCTTCCCGGCCGGCCTGTTGCTTTGCTTGTCGTGCTGCTATCGATCGTATTGCTGACGGTGACGCCGCTCCGTGAGATGGGTTTCAAGGTGGTCGGTACATTGCCTCGCGGTTTGCCGGAGTTTCATCTTCCAGCACTGCGCGTGCGCGACGTCGACGGCATCATCCCGCTGGCCTTCGCATGCCTGTTGCTGTCATATGTCGAGAGCGTTTCCGCCGCGCGGGCTATTGCACATAAGAACGGCTACGAGATCGATCCGCGTCAGGAACTGCTGGGGTTGGGTGCGGCCAATCTCGCGGTCGGGTTATTCCATGGCTATCCGGTAGCCGGTGGTCTGTCGCAATCTTCCGTCAACGATAAGGCGGGCGCGAAGACACCGCTTTCGCTCGTGTTCGCTTCAGTCGCAATCGGTTTGTGCTTGCTGTTCTTGACGGGGCTGCTCACCAATCTGCCCAATGTGGTACTTGCCGCAATCGTGCTCGTGGCGGTCAAGGGACTGGTGGACATCCGCGAGTTGGGTCATGTATGGCGTGTGAGCCGCTATGAGTTTCTCGTGTCGATGGTCGCATTCGTCGCAGTGCTGCAGTTTGGCATCCTGAAGGGTGTGATATTCGCGGTTCTCGCCTCGATGCTGCTGCTCATCCGCCGCGCTGCCCATCCTCACGTAGCGATGCTGGGACGCATTCCAGGCACACAACTCTATTCGGATGTCGAACGTCACCCCGATAACGAGAGCGTGCCGGGGGTCTTGATGTTTCGTGTGGAGGCATCGCTGCTTTACTTCAACACCGAACATGTCCTGGCGACGGTATGGAAGAACATCCGTTCGAGCGCGAGTCCTGTCAAGCTGGTCATCTGCGACCTGTCCAGTTCTCCTGCCGTCGACATTGCGGGCGCGCGGATGCTGGCGGCACTGCAAGCGGATCTCGCGAAAGCAGGCATGCGTCTGCGGATCGTGTCGGCGCACGCGGATGCGCGCGACATTTTGCGCGCTGAGGGACTCGAGGAGCGGGTAGGTCATCTTGGGCGGCGCATGACTGTGAGCGACGTAGTCGAAGCGTTCGTGCGAGGCACCGACCCATCAGTCGTTGCGGTGAAGGACGAAGGAAAAGGGACGTTTCTGGACGCCACCAGGCTCGCATGA
- a CDS encoding DUF2254 domain-containing protein gives MAWNRRYSVISYVRSSLWIVPILAVIAGIALKRIAEYVGTWLATYHAYDLQSGFLAVNADEAHSILDRIFTLNLSCLVFSFGSLLVAIQVAGGQYTPRIIATTLLRDNVIRWIVGLFVFSLLWTHRTMAELGQSVIVPQLQVFLATVIGLASLVAFILLIDYSARLLRPVSLIGRVADQGFAVIRHIYPCTLDEDGRQGVPATQAFGHTPIPAWASAADGDRALKDGVQGRRMIPYRGHSGVVLAANLRGLAREAERLDCLIEFAVQVGDFIATDEPLFYLHVGSVAIGETDERRLQSLVALGTERTMEQDPMFAFRIEVDIALKALSPAINDPTTAVLAIDQLHRLLRVVGKRSLADRPVRDGRGEARVLFRTPQWRDYVHISIREIRQCGAGSMQIDRRLRAMIENLMKTLTVSRHEALRRELELLDAAIMREHMFEEDRALARIPDTQGLGGASECVTPMTSAIDIEQKQMTDASQGQVP, from the coding sequence ATGGCCTGGAACCGACGATACAGCGTGATCAGCTATGTTCGCTCCTCGCTGTGGATCGTGCCCATTCTTGCGGTGATTGCCGGCATTGCGTTGAAGCGCATTGCCGAGTATGTGGGTACTTGGCTGGCTACCTACCATGCATATGATCTCCAGAGCGGATTCCTTGCCGTCAATGCCGACGAGGCCCATTCGATTCTCGACCGGATATTCACGCTGAACCTCTCCTGTCTGGTATTCAGTTTCGGTTCTTTGCTCGTCGCCATTCAGGTGGCAGGTGGACAATACACGCCACGCATCATTGCCACGACGCTGCTGCGCGATAACGTCATCCGGTGGATCGTAGGACTCTTTGTTTTTTCGCTTCTGTGGACGCACAGGACAATGGCGGAGCTAGGCCAGTCCGTGATTGTGCCGCAACTGCAGGTGTTTCTTGCCACGGTTATCGGACTTGCCTCGCTGGTCGCATTCATACTGCTGATCGATTACTCGGCGCGGTTGCTGCGCCCGGTCAGCCTGATAGGGCGCGTGGCCGATCAAGGCTTCGCGGTCATCCGTCACATTTATCCGTGCACACTCGATGAAGACGGGCGCCAGGGAGTTCCAGCGACACAGGCCTTCGGGCATACCCCGATACCAGCGTGGGCCTCGGCAGCAGATGGCGATCGTGCGTTGAAGGACGGTGTGCAGGGTCGGCGAATGATCCCTTACCGGGGACACTCCGGGGTCGTCCTTGCGGCGAATCTGCGCGGGCTGGCTCGGGAGGCCGAGCGTCTCGATTGCCTCATTGAGTTCGCAGTTCAGGTTGGCGATTTCATCGCAACGGACGAACCGCTGTTTTATCTGCACGTTGGGAGCGTCGCGATCGGCGAAACCGACGAGCGCAGGTTACAGAGCCTCGTTGCCCTCGGTACGGAAAGAACCATGGAGCAGGATCCAATGTTCGCGTTTAGGATCGAGGTCGATATCGCACTGAAAGCTTTATCTCCCGCTATCAACGATCCTACGACAGCCGTGCTGGCTATCGATCAGTTGCACAGGCTGCTGCGCGTGGTCGGCAAACGATCGCTTGCCGATCGACCGGTAAGGGACGGCCGAGGTGAGGCTCGCGTGCTCTTTCGCACCCCCCAATGGCGCGACTACGTGCACATCAGTATCAGGGAAATACGGCAATGCGGCGCCGGCAGCATGCAAATCGACAGACGTTTGCGCGCAATGATCGAAAACCTGATGAAAACGCTGACGGTGTCGCGCCATGAGGCGTTGCGCCGTGAACTGGAGCTGCTAGATGCCGCGATCATGCGAGAGCACATGTTCGAGGAGGACAGGGCGCTAGCAAGGATTCCCGACACCCAAGGGCTGGGGGGTGCATCGGAATGCGTCACTCCGATGACATCGGCAATCGACATCGAACAGAAGCAAATGACAGACGCCAGCCAGGGGCAGGTTCCGTAA
- the arcC gene encoding carbamate kinase: protein MRIVIALGGNALLRRGEPMTAENQRDNVRLAARQIALVAPGNEIVIAHGNGPQVGLLALQGAAYKEVETYPLDVLGAQTEGMIGYLIEQELGNLLPYDVPFATILTQVEVDPHDPAFQHPTKPIGPVYQKEEAERLAKERGWSIAPDGDRFRRVVASPRPKHIFEIRPIRWLLEYGTIVICAGGGGIPTCYDANHQLIGVEAVIDKDLCSALLAHELAADMLIVATDVDAAYVGWGTPDSRAIAQAHPDELEKLGFASGSMGPKIQAAIEFARLTGKDAVIGSLSEIKAITERRAGTCVSIGAPGVRYRASPSS, encoded by the coding sequence ATGCGTATCGTGATTGCCTTGGGAGGGAATGCGCTGCTGCGGCGGGGTGAGCCGATGACGGCCGAAAACCAGCGTGACAACGTGCGACTCGCCGCCCGGCAGATCGCGCTGGTCGCGCCGGGCAACGAAATCGTCATTGCACACGGCAACGGTCCGCAGGTCGGGCTGCTGGCCCTCCAGGGCGCAGCCTACAAGGAAGTCGAAACTTATCCGCTCGATGTTCTCGGTGCGCAGACGGAAGGGATGATTGGCTACCTGATCGAGCAGGAACTCGGCAACCTGCTGCCTTACGACGTACCGTTCGCAACGATTCTCACGCAGGTCGAGGTCGATCCACATGATCCCGCCTTCCAGCATCCGACCAAACCGATTGGTCCGGTGTATCAAAAGGAGGAAGCTGAGCGGCTTGCAAAAGAGCGGGGGTGGAGCATCGCGCCGGACGGCGACAGATTCCGTCGGGTGGTCGCGAGCCCTCGCCCAAAACACATCTTCGAAATCCGCCCTATCAGGTGGTTACTCGAGTACGGCACGATTGTCATCTGCGCGGGCGGTGGCGGCATTCCAACCTGCTACGACGCTAATCACCAATTGATCGGCGTCGAAGCGGTTATCGACAAGGACCTGTGCTCCGCATTGCTCGCGCACGAACTGGCTGCAGACATGTTGATCGTGGCAACCGATGTCGATGCGGCGTACGTTGGCTGGGGTACACCGGATAGTCGAGCCATCGCGCAGGCACACCCTGACGAACTCGAAAAGCTCGGTTTTGCAAGTGGCTCGATGGGTCCGAAAATTCAGGCGGCGATCGAATTTGCCCGTCTTACAGGCAAGGACGCTGTCATCGGCTCACTTTCCGAAATCAAGGCTATTACGGAACGCCGGGCCGGTACATGCGTGAGCATAGGCGCGCCAGGGGTCCGATATCGCGCCTCTCCCTCCAGCTAA
- a CDS encoding ornithine carbamoyltransferase: MAFNLRNRSLLSLMHHTNRELRYLLDLSRDLKRAKYTGTEQQHLKGVEIALIFEKTSTRTRCAFEVAAHDQGANVTYIDPHSSQIGHKESMKDTARVLGRMYNAIEYRGFSQEVVEELARYAGVPVFNGLTDEYHPTQMLADVLTMREHSDKPLNDISYAYLGDARNNMGNSLLLIGAKLGMDVRIGAPRSLWPSDEHVAACRKFAEESGARLTLTEDPKAAVEGTDFVHTDVWVSMGEPFDAWGERITALLPYQVNMDLMKATKNPRAKFMHCLPAFHNSETEVGRQIAEKYPALTNGIEVTDDVFESPLNIAFEQAENRMHTIKAILVSTLADI; this comes from the coding sequence ATGGCCTTCAACCTGCGCAACCGAAGCCTGCTGAGCCTGATGCATCACACCAATCGTGAGCTTCGCTACCTGCTCGACCTGTCGCGCGACCTCAAACGCGCGAAGTATACGGGCACTGAACAGCAGCACCTCAAAGGCGTCGAAATCGCGCTCATCTTCGAGAAAACTTCGACGCGCACTCGCTGCGCGTTCGAGGTCGCCGCACACGATCAAGGCGCCAATGTCACCTATATCGACCCGCATTCGTCCCAGATCGGACATAAGGAGAGCATGAAGGATACGGCGCGCGTGCTTGGGCGCATGTATAACGCGATCGAATACCGCGGATTCAGCCAGGAAGTCGTGGAAGAACTTGCGCGCTATGCAGGCGTGCCTGTCTTCAATGGTCTGACGGACGAATACCATCCGACGCAGATGCTCGCGGACGTGCTGACCATGCGCGAACATAGCGACAAGCCGTTGAACGACATCAGCTATGCGTATCTCGGCGACGCACGCAACAACATGGGTAACTCGCTGCTGCTGATCGGCGCCAAGCTGGGCATGGACGTGCGCATCGGCGCGCCAAGATCGCTCTGGCCTTCTGATGAACATGTCGCGGCATGCCGGAAATTTGCCGAGGAAAGCGGGGCACGCCTCACGCTCACCGAAGACCCCAAGGCCGCCGTCGAGGGCACCGATTTCGTTCACACAGATGTTTGGGTGTCAATGGGCGAACCTTTCGACGCCTGGGGCGAACGCATCACTGCCCTGCTTCCATATCAGGTCAACATGGACCTGATGAAGGCGACGAAGAATCCGCGGGCGAAGTTCATGCACTGCCTGCCGGCTTTCCATAACAGCGAAACAGAAGTGGGCAGACAGATTGCCGAAAAATACCCGGCGCTTACGAACGGAATCGAGGTGACCGATGACGTATTCGAGTCGCCCCTGAATATCGCGTTCGAGCAGGCGGAAAACCGCATGCACACAATCAAGGCGATCCTCGTCTCGACACTCGCGGACATCTGA